Sequence from the Dehalococcoidales bacterium genome:
ACCGCCAGCCGGAAACCGTCGGCGGCGGCCAGTGTCAACACGTCACCCTCAAACATGGCATCAACGCCGGTGAGCACCGGACGCGATTCCTCCGTAGCCACCGCGAAGACAACCTGGGTTATACCCTGGCGAAGGTGGTCTACCTCCACCCTGGTATTGATTCCTTCACTGACTTTGGGTATCGGCGGGAAGTCCTTAGCATCAACCCCGCTGATTCGGGCTTCAAAGCGCGCGCAGGTCACCTCAAGGGTCTTTGAGCTTGTTGGAAGGTTCAGGTCTACCTTATCGCTGGGCAGCGAACCGACAAACTCGGTGAGCAGCCGGGCCGGTACCGTAATATCCCCTTCCTCTTCGACCTTGGCTCCAATCCAGTGGCTGATGGCCATTTCCAGATTGGTAGCAACCAGCTTCAAGCGAGACTCATCAGTAGCCAGAAGCACATTATTGGTTATCGGCAGGGTTGTCCTGGCAGCAACCGCTCTCCCGACAACACCAAGCCCACGGTTCAGATTCTCCTGAAGACATGATAGTTTCATGATTTACCCCCGAACTCATAATGCAACGTGTAATCAAGTAGTATATACCAATAGCGCCAGATACTCAATAGTCTGTTGCGCCCTTTCTCAGTGCCCGGACTCCGGCCCGCTGAATCAGTGACCCTCCGTCCATCCGGCCAGCACACGACAAGCTTCCCTGGCGGCTCGCCCCCGGTGGCTGATACGGTTCTTCGTTTCCAGGGGCAGTTCGGCCATCGTCATATCCAGTTCGGGAAGGTAGAAAACAGGGTCATAACCAAAGCCGCTCTCACCCTGCGGTTTGATCATTATCAATCCATCGCACTCCCCGGAGCACAACTCTATTCTACCATCAGGTGAAGCCAGGGCGATAACACAGCGGAAATGTGCCGTTCGCTCCGTCCAAGGCACATCTTTCATTCGTGACAGTAAGTAACTTACCCTGTCTCCGTCCGAAGCGTTTTCCCCGGCATAGCGCGCAGAGAGGGGGCCGGGTTCCCCATCCAGAGCATCGACCTCCAGTCCGGAATCATCCGCCAGTGCCAGCAGTCCGCTCTCGTTCGCCATGACGGTCGCCTTCAGTCTGGCATTCTCCTCCAGGGTGCTGCCCACCTCATCGACCACGGTGATAATTCCCTGTTCCGCCAGGGTAACTACCTGGAAAGGAAGCTCCCGGAGCAGATTTCTGTACTCATTTACCTTACCATTATTGTTCGTCGCCAGGAGCAGTTTAACCATGCCCTTGAACCCCAGCAACCGGGATAACCACTCTTACGAGTCCTTCGGGATGTCGATGAACCGACCGCCAATCTTCTCCATTACCTGCGGCATGGTGGTATACTCCATCTCATCCAGGGGCAAGCGGTGCGGCTCAAACGGACCGTGCTGCCGC
This genomic interval carries:
- a CDS encoding XTP/dITP diphosphatase, giving the protein MVKLLLATNNNGKVNEYRNLLRELPFQVVTLAEQGIITVVDEVGSTLEENARLKATVMANESGLLALADDSGLEVDALDGEPGPLSARYAGENASDGDRVSYLLSRMKDVPWTERTAHFRCVIALASPDGRIELCSGECDGLIMIKPQGESGFGYDPVFYLPELDMTMAELPLETKNRISHRGRAAREACRVLAGWTEGH